CAGTCGGCCAGCAGCATCGCCGTGCCGGCCGAGACGCAGATCAGCACCATGGTCCGCAGGCCGGCCGGATGGCCGAGCTCCTCCCGGTCCCAGCCCAGCGAAGGCCGCCGGGAAGCAGAGGCCGGGGTGGATTGCGACCGTCTCGAGGGTAGGCTCGCCGATCACCGCGTGGACCCGGCAGCGGGACGGGGTGCCGGGCGTTCGGAGCGCGGCATCATCGCAGGCCCTCCGAGGCGGGGCGCGTCAAATCGCTTACCCCTGCTTAGGGATGAAAACCCTAGGATAGCCGTATCAGGACAGCCCGGTGCCGACTCGGCGCCGGCAGAGAATCGGACGACCCGGATGGACATGCAGGTGCCGGCACAGACCGGCCGCGACGCGAGCGTGCTGGAGCACCGCCGCCTGTGCAAGATCGCCTCCTCGCCGCACGCCTATGTCCGCGGCAGCACGGCGCGCTTCTACGAGCTCCTCGCCCGCATGCCGGCGGGGGCGCTGCCCGAGGGGCCGCCGGTTTGGATCTGCGGCGACGCCCATCTCGGCAATCTCGGCGCGCTCGCCGGCCCGGACGGGCAGATCGACATCCAGATCCGCGACCTCGACCAGACCGTGGTGGCGAACCCGGCCTTCGACCTCGTCCGGCTGGCGCTCTCCCTGGTCACCGCCGCGCTCAACGCCACCCTGCCGGGCATCGTCACCGCCCGGATGATGGATGCCATGGCCGACGGCTACGCCGACGGGATCGCCGACCCCGAAGGCGCCGAGCGGGACATCGCCGAATCCGAGATCGTCGCCACGACGAAGCGGCGGGCGCTCGGGCGGCGCTGGCGCCACCTGTCCCGCGAGCGCCTGAAGGGCAAGGCCGGCCGCCTTCCGCGCGGCAGCCGGTTCTTCGACCTCGACGCTGACGAGCATGCGGCCTTCGACGCCCTCAGCCGCGATCCGGAGGTGCGGCGGCTCGTCCTGGCGCTCGGCGGCGCGGCTTCGGATGCCGAGATCCGGCTGCTCGATGCCGCCTACTGGATCAAGGGCTGCAGCTCCCTCGGACGCCTGCGCTATGCCGGCCTGGTGGAGGTTCTGGGCGGCGACCGTCCGCACCTCGCGCTCCTCGACGTGAAGGAGGCGGTGCCGCATCTCGC
This window of the Methylobacterium tardum genome carries:
- a CDS encoding DUF2252 family protein encodes the protein MDMQVPAQTGRDASVLEHRRLCKIASSPHAYVRGSTARFYELLARMPAGALPEGPPVWICGDAHLGNLGALAGPDGQIDIQIRDLDQTVVANPAFDLVRLALSLVTAALNATLPGIVTARMMDAMADGYADGIADPEGAERDIAESEIVATTKRRALGRRWRHLSRERLKGKAGRLPRGSRFFDLDADEHAAFDALSRDPEVRRLVLALGGAASDAEIRLLDAAYWIKGCSSLGRLRYAGLVEVLGGDRPHLALLDVKEAVPHLAPAAPGAAMPADHAERVVAGARALSPNLGDRMVAAHFQGTPVTVRELMPQDLKIDAEQFSRSEAVRVSSHLAAILGRAHGRQMDGDARRSWIAAVRAPGPGPDAPGWLWTVVTDLMGEHQRGYLEHCHRIAREDLTRG